GGGTTCCACCCAGAGCCGTGAGGGAGCAGGATCCCCCTCAGAGCAGTGAGGGATTGGGGTTGACCCAGAGCCATGAGGGAACAGGACCCccctcagagctgtgagggATCGGGGTTCACCCAGAGCCATGAGGGAACAGAATCCccctcagagctgtgagggATTGGGGTTCATCCAGAGCCGTGAGGGAACAGAATCCCCCTCAGAGCTGTGAGCGATTGGGGTTCACCGGCAGCCATGAGGGAACAGAATCCccctcagagctgtgagggATGGGTTCCACCCAGAGCCGTGAGGGAGCAGGATCCccctcagagctgtgagggATTGGGGTTCACCGGGAGCCATGAGGGAGCAGGATCCccctcagagctgtgagggATTGGGGTTCACCGGGAGCCATGAGGGAACAGAATCCccctcagagctgtgagggATCGGGGTTCACCGGGAGCCATGAGGGAACAGGatcctcctcagagctgtgagggATCGGGGTTCACCTAGAGCCATGAGGGAACAGAATCCccctcagagctgtgagggATCGGGGTTCACCCAGAGCCATGAGGGAGCAGGATCCccctcagagctgtgagggATTGGGGTTCACCCAGAGCCATGAGGGAACAGAATCCccctcagagctgtgagggATTGGGGTTCATCCAGAGCCGTGAGGGAGCAGGATCCTCTCAGAGCCATGAGGGCCAATTCCCTCAGAGCAGTGAGGGAATGGGTTCCACACAGAGCCATGAGCGATCAGGGATCCTCTCAGAGCCGTGAGGTGTCAGACGCCCACTTAGAGCTGTGAGGAATCAGGGTCCCATCCGAGCTGTGAGGGGCTTGGGGATCCTCTTAGAGCTGTGAGGGATTGAGGATCCTCTCAGAGACAAGAGGGAAGAGGGTCCCCTCAAAGCAGTGAAGGATCAGGGATCCTCTCAGAACTATGAGGGACTGCAGTACCCTCAGAGCCACAAGAGACCAAGGATCCTCTCGGCGCCATAAGGCACTTGTGGATTCTTTCAGAGTTGTGAGGGATTGTGGTCCCTAtccatttaggttggatattgggaaaattccttcctggaaagggcttcccagctgtggcacagctgcccagggcaggagtGGAGTCCCCATtgctggagggatttaaaagccctgtggatgtggcacttggggacatggggcagtggtggccttggcggTGCTGGgaaatggttggacttgatactcagaggccttttccaacttcagcaattccatgattctgtgattccagagCATCAGCCTGCCTGTGCACAGGGACAATCtctagtcttcctctcagtccTGGAAAAGCAGAGCCTTTCTGTGTCACTTCACATTTTGTCTTGAATTCAGGGTTCTATTTTTGCAATTCAAACAACACAAATCCCAAAATAGCTCTGAGATTTGTTacaaatacatgtatttttctctgaaattcagGAGAGCTGGTCTGGAACAGAAAAACCATGACTGACTGTAAAATACTGCGTCATCTCTGGTATCAAAGGCAGCTTCAAAAAGTGATGAAACATGGAGCAtgtaaaatacagaaacagGCCAGAAAGGGCACCTCAGGTTGTCTGTAGAATAATCCAGGAGCGCTGCTGAGATGATCCCAAATagaactcaggatattctggtCACAAGGGAATCGCAAATGTCCCTCCACTGCTTTACGGGGCCACAACTTTGCCTCTTTATCCCAGAATACATCCTGCTCTTGTAAATCCCAGAAagatttgggtgggaagggaccttaaagcccatccattgccaccccctgccatgggcagggacacctcccactgtcccaggctgctcccagccctgtccagcttttctttggacacttccagggatccaggggcagccacagcagctctgggcatcctgtgccagggcctgcccaccctcccagccaggaattccttcccaatatcccacctaacccaGCCCTCTGCCAGCAGGAAGCCTTTGCCTCAACATTATCCTGCAATTTAGGGCACttagaacattaaaaaaaaaccaaaaaaacaaatctAAAACGAACCAAGTTCTAACTGGAccaaaaaaaacagagttttgttttccttcttcctgtaCCAAAGCAGCAAATTGGCCAAAATGTTAGGGAGAGTTCTAAACCCATTTGTTGCTGAGTGAGATCTGACCAAGCAGATTGTGACTGGAAGTCGGTTTCCATATCCAACAATTAAATCCACGAGGAGATGAAATGCAGCAGGaaccccaacagttccactgTGAGATGCTGCCATGACACCATCAAGTCAAAAGGATCTCTCCATGAAATTTTGATGCAAAATGAACTGTTGATTTCATGGACTTCCTCAGGAGGGAATGACTCCATTCAAATCATGCACTGGTCCACAGAACCCATGCATTCTTGGATAAGAGCAGGCTAAAAATGCTCTTCACAAGTGAGTATTTTGACTGAAAACCCAAATTTTATGCTGAACCAGTAAGGATAAGCTTTTCTGTGGGAAGCCCATTTCTGTGTGACCTAAATAATAATAAGGTCATTATTGTTTAGCTGTTTTGATTTGTTCattccatttattttcaaattccctCCTCTTCACCCTCTGTATTTGGATCTAAATCTCTCTATAACTTGCAATATTCTACCACTCTTGTGACAGCACTGATGAGGACTCTGGAGGGCAACAACCCCCCTGAACTCATGTTCCAGAACAAACAGCTGCTGTCAAAACACAAGTGAAATGCACCAAGAaataaaaacccccagaaaacaaaccagaaactaaacatttcttctcttcctgGACTCAACCCATCACGACCACAAcactgaaaatgttttgctgGCAGAAAGATAGATGTGATCTGGGCAAGAATTGTATTGTGAGTTTATTTACACCCTATTTTTAGACATTTTTACACTTCAGGCCGGTGTGAATTTCAGATACACACATGGAGAACCATTTTCCTGCTCAGGTTCCACCacagtactgaaaaaaaaattaaaaacaattgaaccccctggttttttttttattttaggtcGACTTCTGTTTCTCCATCCATATGGTACAATACTAGAAACTGCCATTTACAGCAGGTAAAAtggtttgaaaaataaaaaagactgaaaaaagcaTTTAGACTTTCACAGGCTTAAtgtcatttttattaaaaatcaaGTCTTTACTGCTGCAAATTTAATCAGCATTTTTCAAATAGATAGAAACAAGTTCCCTGCCCTGAAGCCTCAAAGaataagttaaaaaaattataggAGCAGTTTAACCAGAATCCACAGAAACCCACTGGTTTAAGTTTATCCACTTAATGGACAGATCCAAAGTGCTTGCCAGGACACtgagcaggaagggaaggaggtcCTTGTGGAGGACACAAGACAGCACCCACAAAGGAGTGGAGCCCTCTGGACTCACACACACgacagaaatccttccctgggagggtgggcaggccctggcacagggtgcccagagcagctgtggctgcccctggatccctggcagtgcccaaggccaggctggacattggggcttggagcagcctgggatagtagaaggtgtccctgcccatggcagggggtggaacgggatgatccttaaggtcacttccaacccaaaccattccaacATTCTGTGATAGCCGAGTCTGCCCTGCTTGGCTGAGGCTCCTTCCTGGAttccttcagctcctgctgtgcacaccaggcacagccctgtgctgtgtccccctCTCTGCCATCCCTTTCCCAGGCCACATTCCTTCTTTCCCAATACCGAAGCTCTCCACCTCTCCACTCTGGACAGTGTCCCCGACTGCCACATTCCAGAACTTCACCCAGCTCCCCAGATACTGAGGCATAACATCATCTATGGAGAAGGCCTTGAGAATTGTTCTCAGCTTAATGATTCCTCGTATTCTGAGGGATTCATTTCAGGTATGCCAGTCTCCTCACCTGCAGCGCCTCATCTTCCCAGCGCTCTAACCTTCCCAACAATTAAACTGTCCTGAGGCTTCCTGCCCACTTCCCACCTCAGCATGGCTCCTGCTCTCTCCCCACTGCCCCGCCTGCCTCCCTCAGCCCCCACATCTCAGCACACACTGTCCCACAGCAGCAATGTCAGGGATTCCCAcatctccagcagcacaggatgcTGTGGAATCACTTGGAACTCACCCACACCAAGCTCGGAAAACTCCATGCCCTCCATCGCTCCCTGCTCCTTTGCATAgggctcttcctcctcttcctgcttcaCGGTGACCGCAGAGCTCGGCTCTGGAATGCTGCAGTCTGCTGAGGAAAAGTGGAAACTCCTTTACTGGGAAAGAGGAAACTCCTTTCCTGGTTATTGCAGCACCACTGGACTCCTCCCTTGCTGCCCCGGGAAGTTTGTGCCCACCCACCCACTGTCTTGCCACACACAACCTCTCCAGCACCTCCCATTCCTGCTTCTGGGAGCTCTGTTCTGTCCTGTAGGGAAGTGgttccccctgaaccccccagtTCCAGAGGGTCCTCCACACCCTTGAGCCCAGGCCCTTCCACAACACTCACCATGGCCAGGttcagccagccctgctcttcCCTCCTGGTTTTCCTGCACTTCTCTGCTGTCCCAGCTGCTCACATCGAGTTCAAACAGCAGAGCCTCTGCCAATGAcagaaatcatggaatcagATCACAGAATGCCAGGAGGAAAGGATCTTCAGGATAATCCAGCTTCACCctctgccatggtcagggacacctcccactgtcccaggctgctccaagccccaatgtccagcctggccttggacactgccagggatccaggggcagccacagggcaacctgtgccagggcatccccaccctcacagccacgAATTTCTTCCTGACTTGTAATACTAAAAATCCAACCTGTTACATTTTTTCTCACCTTCTGTTACTCCCCCTGAACCTGCTCCTTTTGAGATCCAAGAAGTTCCCTCTGAGCAAACCAGGACCATCACCTTGTGACACCCTCTGTCTGGTGACAGCACCACTCGACCCTCACCCCCAGGATTAACCTTTAAGTCATCCCTTGCCTGCACCTGGTTCTGCTGGGATCTCTCCAGGAGCTGGCTCCTCTTCACTGCAGGGCGCTTCTCCTCCTTGGAGCCGGGACAGGAGGGCAGGTTCAGAGATGACATCGTCTGACAAGGAACAGGGATAGGAATGTTTCCGTGCTGCATCCACAGGGAGGAACACACCCAGCTGCGCTCCCCAAACCAGCTCCATCAGCTGCAACACATGGTTGGGCAGCACGCAGAGTCCTCGAACACCAGCCTCGGCCTCAACCGTGTTCCCACAAATCTGCTTCCCAAGTATGGGAAAGATTCCCCAACCAGAGCCAGTCTGGAAGTGCTGATAACCgaacccagcagcagcactcacCCAGAAGGACCAGGGCTTCTTTCTTCCCTGTCAGCACCTTTCCATACAGCTCCCTCTGCCACTCCTCCAGGTTCTCCCACTCCTGAGTGGAAAAGCCAGTGGCATTGTTTTCCAATGCCACAGCTGGGGCCTGCAATCCCAAAAGTGACACACTCAGCACTGCTCCTGGAACACAGAGAATCCTCCTCTCTGTTTATCCCTGCTACCAGGCATCAGGGAAAGAAAATTCCTGCCTTGGGGCATCCTCTGGACACTAAGAGTAACAGTCTGGATCTTTGCTAAACTTTGGGAGATGAATTGTGAATTCCACAATATTCTCCCTGCGTGGAGCCTGATCCCATTGGGGAGCTCAGAGTGGGGAAAAGCTTCCTGTTGGTAAAAGCGTGTCAACCCCTCCTTTTGTAGGGAAAACCAGCTGAATATAACAACACACAGGAGAAATCACTTCCTGCTTCGTGCCTTCGCACGACAGGCGACAGAAGAAATCTtggcagagtttgtgaaatTATTTCCATGGCGGAAAGCTGCCGGAAGAGGTGAGGAGCAGAggagcctctgctctgtccaCGTTTCCCCCAGACCTCTTAAAGACCCATCCGTTACCTTGGGGACCTCCACCCCTGGGGGCAGCCGCAGGATCCAGAGATTCCTGTTCTTCAGCAGGTTCTCCATGTTCTCCAGGCGCCGCTGGAGCCGCCCGTACTCCTGGACGAGGGTGCCCAGCGCCGCGCACTTGCTTTCCAGCTGGTTCCCGAACTCCCCGACCATCTTCTCGCAGTCCAGGTGCTTCTTCTCGCTGTTCCCGGCGCGGTGCTCCAGGCTGAAGAGGCGGGACGCGTGTGCGGCCACGCTGCGCTCCAGCGCCTGCACGGCCGCCACCACCGTCCACAGCGAGATGGTGCTGCCGCCCGCCAGCTCCATCCCCGCACCGGGAGAGACGGAGCGCAGGGAGAGGCTGCGGCTCCGGGCTGGGGAAGGGCGACAGCGGGGCAGGAGAGCCCCGCTTCGGCCGCCGCACACCGGGACCGGCCCGGTCCTTCCCGTCCCTCCCGCACCGGAGCTGGAGCTCTCCGCTCGGACCGGCCCctgcccgccgccgctccgccgccgctcCTGCCCTCCCCTCGCCGCCGCCTTTCCTTGCCGCCAAGAAGCGCcgcttcctcttcctcctccgcTTCCGCCGCCGCCACAGCGGCCCCCGCCGGCCGGCAGCCCCCGCAGTGATTGACAGCTGTCAGTCACGGGGAAGGGGCTGATCGGAGTGCCAGGAATCCCCCCGGGGTTCCACCGCAGCGGCGCTTCCCCGcgagtcacagaatcccagaatgggtcaggctggaagggaccacagtgggcacctggtgccacctccctgctccagcagggccatcccagagcacagggcacggGATTACATCCTGACAGCTCTGGAATACCCCCGTGAGGAGACCCCACAGCCCCTCCGGTCTCTGCTCAGGGccgggccctgcccagggcagcagttctgcctcctgtgcaggtGGAACTCCccgggctcaggccctgcccgtggctctggtgccgctgccgggccccggagcagagcccgggccctgccctgagccctccctgcagccagggacacccaggcctgagggcccctctcagccggggctcctctcgaggctgagcagccccggctccctcagcctgtgctgggcacggagctgctccaggcccttcctcagctgcgcagcctccgccagccccgctccaggagctccctggccctgctgggctgaggagccagagctggacacggcactccagaggtgcctccagggctgggcacaggggcaggatccctccctgacctgctgggaaTACCCTTCCcgatgcaccccaggatcccaTTGGCCTCTTGTCCCCAGGACACTCTAATGGCCCAGGGACAGCTgtttgtccaccaggacccctagTTCCTTCCCCACGGAGCTGTTCCAGCAGGCTACCCCAGCCTGTGCAGGTACCTGGGGctgttcctccccaggtgcaacACCTGTGCTTGCCCTAGTTGAATTCCAGAAGCTTCCTCCCTGCCCATCTGTCCCTCTGAAGGGCCACAGAGCCCTCGGGGGGATCGGCCGCTCCGCCCAGCTTTGAGTCCTCAGCAAACCTCCTGGGGAGGCACCGACCCCCTCACCCAAGCCAGTGATGAACCAGCCAAACAATACcgagcccagcagagcccagtcCTCCAACCACACCCCGGGCCATTGACCCCGACCCTCCGGGAGCTGCCACTCAGCCAGTTCCCAACCCATCCCACCGTCCATCCATCCAACCCACCCCTCCGGGAGCTCGGTGCCGCCCCTCCCAACTCATCCCACCCGTCCATccaccctccccacccctccGGGAGCTCGGTGCCGCCCCTCCCAACTCATCCCACCCGTCCATccaccctccccacccctccGGGAGCTCGGTGCCGCCCCTCCCAACCCATCCCATCGCCCCTCCACCCTCCCCACGCCTCCGGGAGCTCGGTGCCGCCCCTCCCAACCCATCCCATCGCCCCTCCACCCTCCCCACGCCTCCGGGAGCTCGGTGCCGCCCCTCCCAACCCATCCCATCGCCCCTCCACCCTCCCCACGCCTCCGGGAGCTCGGTGCCGCCCCTCTGGCGGCGTGTCCTGtgcgggcccggccgggccgcAGCCGCGCGGGGCCATGGCGGAGCTGCGGGCGCGCCTCGAGGCGCTGGAGCGGCGGATGGAGCGGGCGGAGGCGGCGCTGCGGGACCGGCCCCTCGCGGCCCTGCGGCTCCACGGGGTGAGCGCCGCGATGGGGGAACCGGGGAGACCCCGGAGGGGGCGAGGGGGGGTCGATTGTGGGGCTGAGGGTGAGACTGAGGGCGCTTGGGGGGGGGTGATGGGGGGCGAGGAGGGCCgggagtgggatgggggagTCACTTATGGGGCCATTGTGGGGCTGGAGGTTGGGAGTGAGACTGGGGGCGGGCACTTAGGGGCTGGTGGGAGGTTGAGGGGTAGCCTGGGGGCCGCTTATGCGGCTGTTGCAATGGGAAtttgtggctgggagggagcctgGGGATCGCCcgtggggctcttgaggggctgggagaggtttGGGGAGGTTCCTGAGGGGGCTGCAGTGGGTTTCAGGAGACGGGATGGGAATCCAGTGGATTCCCGGCTGGCCGGGAGCTGTTCGGGTGGCTCCTCAGGGGGCAGCAGTGGGTTTCAGGAAACTGTGGGGATGAATCCATTGGGCTCCTGGGGATCTGGGAACTGTTTGAGGGAGCTGCGCTGGGGTTCGGGAGACTGGGGATGAATCCAGTGGGCTACTGGGAGCGGGTTGGTTTAGGAGGCTGGGAATAAGCAAGGGGGACTCCGTATGGGACTTTTGGGGCTATTGAAGGGCTGCGGGTATCTGAGGGTCTGGGAGCTGTTCGAGGGAGCTGCCCTGTCCCACATGCCAGCCGGTGCTGCAGGTCCCGGTGCTGTTCGAGGATGTGGCAGTGCGGTTCAGCCGGCAGGAGTGGGCGAGCCTGGACGAGGGACAGAGGGAGCTGTACCGGAGCGTCATGGAAGGCAACTACGAGATGCTGGTGTCCCTGTGTAGGCTGCGTTTGCGCCGGTttggcagccccagggagctcTCTTGGGGTCACTTCTCTGCCTCTTTGCCTTTCACTGGAACCTCCAGCTCTCAAATaatcctctcctttccctgtcccctccGGCAGCGGTTGGAGTGTGGCAGGGACACGCAGGACAGGGTAGTAAGTGCTTGTTATCTTTTCCTCGGGGAGAACAGGTACACTGTTGGTGTTTTCATCTCCCTGGGTTGTCACCTCCAAAATTCCCTGGCTGGGACACCCCTTTCCATGAGaattttccctaaaatccagCCTGAACCTCACCTTGAAGCTGTTTCCTCAtgtcctgttccctgggagcagatccTGATTCCTCCCTGGTTGCAGCCtgctgtcagggagttgtgcagagccacaagattccccctgagcctcctttgctccaggctgagcccctttcccagctcctggtgctCTGTTCCCCAGATCTGTTCACTTCCCTGGACAtgttccagcccctcaatgtcttccttgttgtgaggggcccagaactgcccccagGATTCGAGGTGGTCCCTCAGCACTGCCCTCATGCTCCTGGGTGAACATTCAGTCAGGAGCCTCACAATTCCCGTCTTTCAGGGTGTTTTCCTATCTGCAAGGTGAATTTTCTGGGAGAATGGGGAAATCTTTAGCAGGGGTGGAGCAAGGATGGATTTTCTTGCAGCTGTTCCCAGGGGATTGTCAGAGCCTGCTTTCCATATTcccctgtcagctctgcctGCTGTTTCCTGTCTGTATCCATAACTCCCGTCGTGGCCTCGGTTGGAGATGAAGTGTCCTGGGCTGGGACTGGCTCTGTTGCCCGGCTGTGGGTGCAGagtccctgtcccatcctgtcCCTGATGTCTGTCTTGCTCTTGCCCAGACTGTGCCCTGTCCAAGCCTGAACTGTTATTACAACTGGAAAGAGAAGAGTTGAGCACGCCGCCGGAATCGGAGCCAGAGGCAGCAGaggtgtccccagagctggctgtaggtgggtgacactgggtttCTTCTGTGCCAGGAGCTTCTGGCTGCTCACTTGGACAGTGGCCTCAATCCCAGGGACTgaaaatcccagaatcccagaatggtttgggttgggagaaatcttaaagctcatctctttccaaccccctgccatgggcagggacaccttccactgtgcaggttgctccaagccctgtccaacctgggacacttccagggattgggAAGTGTCCACTGTGAGGGAATACCTGATGGGGTGTGTGGATAGCCTGGAaactcctgccccagcagctgctgggtgtGAGGGATCCTGACACCCTGTGGAATGGGATCTGCGCTGGCTCCTTGGAGCTCTCTCCTGGCTGCTGGTGAGTCCAAATGTCCTTGTCCTCCACAGAGCTGGCCCGACAGAACTGCACCAGCGATGAGGCGCTGCTGGAGACAGAGACATTggagaggggctgcagggagccgGAGGAAAGTGGGAATGTGGCAGAGGACAGTGGGAATGTGGTAGAGGAAAGCAAGAACCTGGTGGAGAAAAGCAGGAGCCCAGTGGAGATGAGTGGGAacctggcagaggaaagctggGATCTGATAGTGAAAAGTGAGAACCCGGTGGAGGAAAGCAGGAATCTGGCAGAGGAAAACAGGAGCCCAGCAGAGGAAAGTGGGAACCtggcaaaggaaagcagaaacctggcaaaggaaagcaagaacCTGGTGGAGGAAAGCAGGAGCCCAGTGGTCCTGGAGAACTGCAGCACACGTGAGTGCCTggcaaatgctgctgctgctgctgtgagggGTCCTGGATCCCTGCCCGGCTGTTCCTCATCCACCTCCATTGCTGCTCTTGCCCTCACAGCACCCGTCCCTCTGGAAGCCGCTGCTGTCCCGGCGGATCTCAGCCAGCCAACCCcgtcccctccctgcccgctcTCCGTGCACTGCCAGGAACCAGTGGGTCTGAACTGTTCTCCCCCTGCAGCAGGTACTGGAGCAGAACCTTTATCCCttcttggcagggctggcagctttgggggggTCTGTTGGGCCTCTCTCCAGGCCCGGGGCTTCCAGGAAAGGGCAGCAAATCCTGTTGCCAGCCTTGAAACCGTTTGGGATAAGGCCCAGCATGGTGTTGGCTCACCTGCCCAGACAAGCCCCAGGGTGGTTGTCAAGTCCCCTGTCCTACCTGGGTGATGTTTGCCACCTTACACTGCTCTTGGGGTGTCTACAGGGATGAGTTGTGGCTATTTGTGGCTTTTACACAGTCCAGGAActgagctggaagaggagagcaaggctgggatttgtgctgctgGGAACAGGGTGGGAAGTGAGGGAGGGTGGGAGCAAAGCCCTTTGCTGTTCATGCCTCAAAACCATGTGGAAAAGTGATGTTTGGATTCTAAAAAATTCCCAGTAGATGCTGAGGCAGGGATCCCAACGgaggtgctgcaggaggagattgCTGCAGAGAAGCCATCAATGCCCAAAACACCCTCTAAGGGTCCGGAAGAGAGCAAGGGTCCGGAAGAGGAGGCAGTGAAAGATTCAGGGAATACTGGCCAAGATCTGGTGGCCGACATTCCCAAAGAACCAGGAAAGGAGGTGACACCAGATGTCTGCAGAACGATGGAACAGGCAgatcccagcccaggggagctggagaaggagtCCTGCGTGGGCCGGTCAGCAGCCTGCCAGCGAAATGCCACCCGGCGGCAATATTACTCCTGCCCCATCTGTAGGAAAACCTTCCTGCTGAAGATCAACCTCCTGATCCACCAGCGCGGCCACACCAACTGGGTGCCCTACGTCTGCGTCCACTGCAACCGCAAGTTCATGTCCAAGAAGAAAATCAGGCGGCACCTCCGTGCCTGGGCAGCCAACGGGACGTGCGTGCCCTCGGAGCTGGAGGTGTGTCCCAGCCAGGTGCCGCGCCCGGCATCCCATCCCCAGACCTGGGCAGCCAACGGGACATGCCAGGCCTCAAAGCCAGAGGAGTGTCCCAGTAGGACACCGTGcccaacatcccagccccaAACCTGGGCAGACAACAGCGCCTGTCAGCCCTCAGATGCAAAGGTGTGTCCCAGCCAGGGGCCGTGCCCGGCATCCCAGTGcccaacatcccagccccaAACCTGGGCAGACAACAGCGCCTGTCAGCCCTCAGATGCAAAGGTGTGTCCCAGCCAGGGGCCGTGCCCGGCATCCCAGTGcccaacatcccagccccaAACCTGGGCAGTCAACGGGACCTGCCAGCCCTCGGATGCAAAGATGTGTCCCAGCCAGGGGCCACTTCCAACGTCCCAGCCCCAAACCTGGGCACCCAATGGCACCTGCCAGCCCTCGGATGTGAAGGCACATCCCAGCCAGGGGCCATGcccaacatcccagccccaAAACTGGGCACCCAGTGGGACCTGCCAGCCCTTGGATGCAAAGATGTGTCCCAGGCAGGGGCCACGTCCAATGTCCCAGCCCCAAACCTGTGCATCCAGTGGGACCTGCCAGCCCTCGGATGCGAAGGCACATCCCAGCCAGGGGCCGTGcccaacatcccagccccaAATGTGGGCAGCCAACGGGACCTGCCAGCCTTCAGATGTGAAGGCACATCCCAGCCAGGGGCCACATCCAATGTCCCAGCCCCAAACCTGGGCACCCAATGGCACCTGCCAGCCCTCGGATGTGAAGGCACATCCCAGCCAGGGGCCGTGCCCGGCATCCCAGTGcccaacatcccagccccaAAACTGGGCACCCAGTGGAACCTGCCAGCCCTCGGATGTGAAGGCACATCCCAGCCAGGGGCCGTGCCCGGCATCCCAGTGCCCAGCATCCCAGCCCCAAACCTGGGCACCCAGTGGGACCTGCCAGGCCTCGGATGCGAAGGCACATCCCAGCCAGGGGTCACGTCCAACATCCGAGCCCCAAACCCGGGCAGCCAATGGGACCTGCCAGCCCTCGGATGCAAAAGTGTGTCCCAGCCAGGGGCCGTGcccaacatcccagccccaAACCTGGGCACCCAATGGGACCTGCCAGCCCTCGAAGCCAGACGAGTGTCCCAGCCAGGGGCCATGcccaacatcccagccccaAACCTGGGCACCCAATGGGACCTGCCAGCCCTCGAAGCCAGACGAGTGTCCCAGCCAGCCCCTGTGCCCGTCCTCCCAGCCGCAAGCCCCGAGCAGGGACTGCAGCACGGTGTGGCAGGAGCCCGGCCCTGCCAGGTGCCCGCTTGCACCTGGGAAAATGATGTACACGTgcaacgagtgcatggaaaactTCTCCAGCCAGGGCTTCCTGACAGTGCACCAGCGCCGGCACTCCGGCCACCACCTCATCCTGTGTCCCTGCTGCAACCGGAGCTTCACCTGGGTCTCGGACTTTGTCCGGCAGCACTGGACGCACATAGGCGTCCGGCCCCACCAGTGTGGCATCTGCCA
This genomic interval from Aphelocoma coerulescens isolate FSJ_1873_10779 chromosome 2, UR_Acoe_1.0, whole genome shotgun sequence contains the following:
- the LOC138106120 gene encoding zinc finger protein 26-like isoform X3, whose translation is MAELRARLEALERRMERAEAALRDRPLAALRLHGVPVLFEDVAVRFSRQEWASLDEGQRELYRSVMEGNYEMLVSLYCALSKPELLLQLEREELSTPPESEPEAAEVSPELAVELARQNCTSDEALLETETLERGCREPEESGNVAEDSGNVVEESKNLVEKSRSPVEMSGNLAEESWDLIVKSENPVEESRNLAEENRSPAEESGNLAKESRNLAKESKNLVEESRSPVVLENCSTPPVPLEAAAVPADLSQPTPSPPCPLSVHCQEPVGLNCSPPAAVDAEAGIPTEVLQEEIAAEKPSMPKTPSKGPEESKGPEEEAVKDSGNTGQDLVADIPKEPGKEVTPDVCRTMEQADPSPGELEKESCVGRSAACQRNATRRQYYSCPICRKTFLLKINLLIHQRGHTNWVPYVCVHCNRKFMSKKKIRRHLRAWAANGTCVPSELEVCPSQVPRPASHPQTWAANGTCQASKPEECPSRTPCPTSQPQTWADNSACQPSDAKVCPSQGPCPASQCPTSQPQTWADNSACQPSDAKVCPSQGPCPASQCPTSQPQTWAVNGTCQPSDAKMCPSQGPLPTSQPQTWAPNGTCQPSDVKAHPSQGPCPTSQPQNWAPSGTCQPLDAKMCPRQGPRPMSQPQTCASSGTCQPSDAKAHPSQGPCPTSQPQMWAANGTCQPSDVKAHPSQGPHPMSQPQTWAPNGTCQPSDVKAHPSQGPCPASQCPTSQPQNWAPSGTCQPSDVKAHPSQGPCPASQCPASQPQTWAPSGTCQASDAKAHPSQGSRPTSEPQTRAANGTCQPSDAKVCPSQGPCPTSQPQTWAPNGTCQPSKPDECPSQGPCPTSQPQTWAPNGTCQPSKPDECPSQPLCPSSQPQAPSRDCSTVWQEPGPARCPLAPGKMMYTCNECMENFSSQGFLTVHQRRHSGHHLILCPCCNRSFTWVSDFVRQHWTHIGVRPHQCGICQKTFKRFSHLKAHQRIHGRQERPFTCANPVPITEAPAAGDGVGSQDVTPQGWGTAVRP
- the LOC138106120 gene encoding zinc finger protein 26-like isoform X2, translating into MAELRARLEALERRMERAEAALRDRPLAALRLHGPVLQVPVLFEDVAVRFSRQEWASLDEGQRELYRSVMEGNYEMLVSLYCALSKPELLLQLEREELSTPPESEPEAAEVSPELAVELARQNCTSDEALLETETLERGCREPEESGNVAEDSGNVVEESKNLVEKSRSPVEMSGNLAEESWDLIVKSENPVEESRNLAEENRSPAEESGNLAKESRNLAKESKNLVEESRSPVVLENCSTPPVPLEAAAVPADLSQPTPSPPCPLSVHCQEPVGLNCSPPAADAEAGIPTEVLQEEIAAEKPSMPKTPSKGPEESKGPEEEAVKDSGNTGQDLVADIPKEPGKEVTPDVCRTMEQADPSPGELEKESCVGRSAACQRNATRRQYYSCPICRKTFLLKINLLIHQRGHTNWVPYVCVHCNRKFMSKKKIRRHLRAWAANGTCVPSELEVCPSQVPRPASHPQTWAANGTCQASKPEECPSRTPCPTSQPQTWADNSACQPSDAKVCPSQGPCPASQCPTSQPQTWADNSACQPSDAKVCPSQGPCPASQCPTSQPQTWAVNGTCQPSDAKMCPSQGPLPTSQPQTWAPNGTCQPSDVKAHPSQGPCPTSQPQNWAPSGTCQPLDAKMCPRQGPRPMSQPQTCASSGTCQPSDAKAHPSQGPCPTSQPQMWAANGTCQPSDVKAHPSQGPHPMSQPQTWAPNGTCQPSDVKAHPSQGPCPASQCPTSQPQNWAPSGTCQPSDVKAHPSQGPCPASQCPASQPQTWAPSGTCQASDAKAHPSQGSRPTSEPQTRAANGTCQPSDAKVCPSQGPCPTSQPQTWAPNGTCQPSKPDECPSQGPCPTSQPQTWAPNGTCQPSKPDECPSQPLCPSSQPQAPSRDCSTVWQEPGPARCPLAPGKMMYTCNECMENFSSQGFLTVHQRRHSGHHLILCPCCNRSFTWVSDFVRQHWTHIGVRPHQCGICQKTFKRFSHLKAHQRIHGRQERPFTCANPVPITEAPAAGDGVGSQDVTPQGWGTAVRP